A genomic segment from Dethiosulfovibrio russensis encodes:
- the rpsH gene encoding 30S ribosomal protein S8 encodes MYVNDPIADMLTRIRNANMVYHDSLDIPISKTKLSIAKILKGEGYIKNYKVINDPKKPYGILRVFLSYGPNRERVIQGLRRISKPGRRMYVGKDKLPKVMGGLGIAIISTSSGLKTDAEARTSGSGGEVVCYIW; translated from the coding sequence ATGTACGTTAACGATCCTATAGCGGATATGCTCACTCGGATCAGAAATGCCAACATGGTGTATCATGATTCGCTGGACATTCCCATCAGTAAGACGAAGCTCTCCATAGCCAAGATACTTAAGGGCGAGGGCTATATAAAGAACTACAAGGTTATCAACGATCCTAAGAAACCCTACGGGATCCTGAGGGTATTCCTCAGTTACGGTCCCAACAGGGAGAGGGTCATACAGGGACTGCGTCGCATAAGCAAGCCCGGACGCAGAATGTATGTAGGCAAGGACAAGCTGCCCAAGGTAATGGGCGGCCTCGGCATCGCCATCATCTCCACCTCCAGCGGTCTAAAGACTGACGCTGAAGCCAGAACTTCTGGCAGTGGTGGAGAGGTCGTCTGCTACATCTGGTAG
- the rplF gene encoding 50S ribosomal protein L6 — protein MSRIGLKPVTLPSGTTVSVANDKIVVKGAKGELSMPTIQDISVEVSDGIVKVARANELKKTKSAHGMVRAMIQNMVTGVTDGYEIKLEIVGVGYRAQMQGSNLQLSLGFSHPVIHEAPEGIEFATDGPTKLSVKGIDKQLVGQTAAIIRGYRPPEPYKGKGIRYEGEHIIRKAGKAGAK, from the coding sequence ATGTCTAGAATCGGACTTAAACCCGTAACCCTTCCAAGCGGAACCACGGTCTCCGTAGCGAACGACAAGATCGTCGTCAAAGGGGCTAAGGGAGAGCTTTCCATGCCCACGATCCAGGATATCTCCGTCGAGGTCTCCGATGGTATCGTCAAGGTAGCGAGGGCTAACGAACTAAAGAAGACCAAGTCGGCCCACGGGATGGTCCGTGCCATGATTCAGAACATGGTGACCGGAGTAACCGATGGCTACGAGATAAAGCTCGAGATCGTCGGAGTAGGGTACAGGGCTCAGATGCAGGGAAGCAACCTTCAGTTGAGCCTTGGATTCTCCCATCCGGTGATCCACGAGGCGCCAGAGGGCATAGAGTTCGCCACAGACGGTCCTACGAAGTTAAGCGTAAAGGGAATCGACAAGCAGCTAGTCGGTCAGACCGCCGCTATCATCAGGGGATACCGTCCGCCCGAGCCCTATAAGGGCAAGGGCATCCGTTACGAGGGCGAGCACATAATTCGTAAGGCCGGCAAAGCCGGAGCCAAGTAG
- the rplR gene encoding 50S ribosomal protein L18, with protein sequence MIKIKGRNRMRVVRHLRLRRKLKGTSERPRMSVFRSLNEIYVQIIDDTVGRTLASASTLDKALKAELQVHGTVDAAKAVGELVARRALDKGISEVVFDRGGHMYHGRVKALAEAAREAGLKL encoded by the coding sequence ATGATCAAGATAAAAGGCAGAAACAGGATGAGGGTCGTCCGTCATCTTCGGCTTCGTCGCAAGCTCAAAGGAACCTCCGAGCGTCCCAGAATGTCGGTGTTCCGGAGCCTGAACGAGATCTACGTCCAGATTATAGACGATACTGTGGGACGTACCCTGGCATCGGCTTCCACCCTCGACAAGGCCCTCAAGGCAGAGCTCCAGGTCCACGGCACCGTGGACGCCGCTAAGGCGGTCGGCGAGCTAGTGGCCCGCAGAGCTCTGGACAAAGGGATCTCCGAGGTCGTCTTCGATAGGGGCGGTCATATGTATCACGGTCGCGTCAAGGCGCTGGCCGAGGCCGCTCGCGAGGCGGGCCTGAAGCTGTAA
- the rpsE gene encoding 30S ribosomal protein S5: MNGRQANSDMLERVVAINRVSKVVKGGKRFRFSVLVVVGDGESKVGVGMGKAREISEAVRKGIEAAKKDLRVVKKVGKTLPHPIIGKFGSAEVLLKPAAPGTGVIAGGVVRAIMELGGVKDVLTKIVGRTNNPINVARATLSAVGALRTPDEILALRGKKRTQETA; encoded by the coding sequence ATGAACGGTAGACAGGCAAACTCCGATATGCTGGAGCGCGTCGTCGCGATCAACCGGGTCAGCAAGGTCGTTAAAGGCGGAAAACGCTTCCGTTTCAGCGTCCTGGTTGTCGTTGGAGACGGCGAGAGCAAAGTAGGCGTAGGCATGGGCAAGGCTCGTGAGATCTCCGAGGCCGTCCGCAAGGGCATAGAGGCCGCCAAGAAGGATCTCAGGGTGGTCAAGAAGGTCGGAAAAACCCTTCCCCATCCCATCATCGGGAAGTTCGGATCCGCCGAAGTTCTTCTCAAGCCGGCAGCCCCCGGTACGGGAGTCATCGCTGGCGGTGTGGTCCGAGCCATCATGGAGCTCGGTGGGGTCAAAGACGTTCTCACCAAGATCGTCGGACGTACCAACAACCCCATCAACGTGGCTCGTGCTACCTTGTCCGCGGTAGGTGCCCTAAGAACTCCGGACGAGATCCTGGCGCTTCGCGGCAAGAAGCGCACTCAGGAAACCGCTTAG
- the rpmD gene encoding 50S ribosomal protein L30, producing MAKLIITWKRSTIGRPPKQERTVKALGLKKLNSTVIHEDTPQIRGMVAKVAHLVECSTVEE from the coding sequence ATGGCTAAACTTATCATCACCTGGAAGAGAAGCACCATAGGTCGTCCTCCCAAGCAGGAGAGGACCGTCAAGGCTTTGGGCCTCAAGAAGCTAAACTCTACGGTGATCCATGAGGATACTCCTCAGATCAGGGGCATGGTGGCCAAGGTAGCTCACCTTGTCGAATGTTCGACCGTAGAGGAATAG
- the rplO gene encoding 50S ribosomal protein L15, translated as MKLNDLHPAPGTKRKPKRVGCGAGCGSGKTSGRGHKGQKSRSGGGVRPGFEGGQMPLVRRTPKRGFNNARFGTSFQIVNLDLLESRFESGSVITATELAAKRLISDEKGLVKVLAKGDISKALTVKVNAFSAEAIKKIEAAGGKAEVI; from the coding sequence GTGAAACTTAACGATCTCCATCCCGCACCGGGAACGAAGAGAAAACCCAAAAGGGTCGGATGCGGCGCAGGATGCGGCAGCGGAAAGACCTCCGGTCGGGGACATAAGGGACAGAAGTCCAGAAGCGGAGGCGGAGTTCGCCCCGGTTTCGAAGGCGGACAGATGCCTTTGGTTCGCAGAACCCCTAAGAGGGGATTCAACAACGCTCGTTTCGGGACCTCCTTCCAGATTGTCAACCTGGATCTTCTCGAGTCCCGTTTCGAATCAGGTTCGGTCATCACCGCCACCGAACTGGCCGCCAAGCGGCTTATAAGCGACGAAAAGGGCCTGGTGAAAGTCTTGGCGAAGGGGGACATTTCCAAGGCCTTGACCGTCAAGGTCAACGCTTTCAGCGCCGAGGCCATCAAGAAAATAGAGGCGGCCGGCGGGAAAGCCGAGGTGATCTGA
- the secY gene encoding preprotein translocase subunit SecY: MLDSFRDAFRLPDLKRRILFTMGMLFVFRLGAHIPTPGIDSAAMAHLFEGGGVLGFLDMFAGGALRRFSIFALGVAPYINASIVMQLLVVVFPALEKMQKEGPEGQKKIIQITRLSTLGFAAIQSVGMVFWLQRVGVFSGGALGMVTAILTIIAGAVAVMWLGEEISDHGIGNGISLLIFAGIVARIPEATIRTWNMLHLGELHALIVLLALMVMIVVVAGCIVLQEGQRRLPVQYAKKVVGNKVYGGQSTFIPLKVNQGGVMPIIFASSILIFPYTVLKFFSGDMAIKLQNMLAPGSWLYSVLYVTLILFFAYFYTAMVFNPSDVANNMKKYGGFILGIRPGKPTSDYIEKVMSRITLGGALFLAIIALIPTVMTNLMGITSFYFGGTAVLIVVGVALDLVHQVEGQLLMRHYEGILKRRNGAGAGILRF, from the coding sequence GTGCTGGATTCCTTCCGAGATGCATTCAGGCTTCCGGATCTTAAAAGGCGGATTCTCTTTACTATGGGGATGCTTTTTGTTTTCCGCCTCGGGGCTCATATTCCCACTCCGGGAATTGACTCCGCCGCCATGGCGCACCTCTTCGAGGGAGGCGGCGTGCTCGGGTTTCTGGATATGTTCGCCGGAGGCGCGTTGAGACGATTCAGTATATTCGCTCTCGGTGTCGCGCCTTACATCAACGCCAGCATCGTCATGCAGCTCTTGGTGGTCGTGTTCCCGGCTCTTGAAAAAATGCAGAAGGAAGGACCGGAAGGACAGAAGAAAATCATTCAGATCACCAGGTTGAGCACACTTGGTTTCGCCGCCATCCAGTCCGTAGGAATGGTCTTCTGGCTTCAGAGGGTAGGTGTCTTCTCCGGTGGTGCACTAGGCATGGTGACCGCCATTTTGACCATAATCGCAGGAGCCGTAGCGGTTATGTGGTTGGGCGAGGAAATATCCGATCATGGAATAGGAAACGGAATCTCCCTGCTGATATTCGCCGGAATCGTAGCCAGAATTCCCGAAGCCACCATAAGGACCTGGAACATGCTCCATCTCGGAGAGCTCCACGCACTGATCGTCCTATTGGCTCTGATGGTCATGATAGTCGTGGTGGCCGGTTGCATAGTCTTACAGGAAGGTCAGAGACGTCTTCCGGTTCAGTACGCCAAAAAGGTCGTCGGCAACAAAGTCTACGGAGGTCAGAGCACCTTTATTCCTTTGAAGGTCAACCAGGGAGGGGTCATGCCGATAATATTCGCCTCCTCCATATTGATTTTCCCCTACACGGTGCTTAAGTTCTTCTCCGGAGATATGGCGATCAAATTACAGAATATGCTGGCTCCAGGTAGCTGGCTCTATTCGGTGCTCTACGTCACCTTGATATTGTTTTTCGCCTATTTTTACACAGCTATGGTTTTCAACCCCAGCGACGTGGCGAACAACATGAAGAAATACGGCGGCTTCATCCTCGGCATACGCCCCGGAAAGCCTACCTCGGATTACATCGAAAAGGTAATGTCCAGGATCACCTTGGGCGGTGCTCTTTTCCTCGCCATCATAGCCCTGATTCCTACGGTGATGACCAACCTTATGGGGATAACCAGCTTCTACTTCGGTGGAACCGCTGTCCTCATCGTGGTCGGTGTTGCCTTGGATCTTGTACATCAGGTCGAGGGACAGCTGTTGATGAGGCACTACGAGGGTATCCTGAAACGCCGTAATGGCGCCGGTGCCGGTATCCTGAGGTTCTAG
- a CDS encoding adenylate kinase, whose translation MRIILLGPPGAGKGTQAEKIMERHAVAHISTGDILRANVKTETELGRKAKGYMDAGKLVPDEVIVEMMEDRLQKSDCSEGFLLDGFPRTVAQAEALDAMLKKLGLVLDGVVLLDVDDETVVKRLSGRRMCRGCGKIFNVTFKPSAKGDLCDQCGGELYQRDDDREEVIRNRLAVYHDQTAPLISYYEERGQLHRIDAADGDDVPDKIDSIVGRV comes from the coding sequence ATGAGAATCATTCTCCTCGGGCCTCCCGGAGCAGGGAAAGGAACCCAGGCGGAAAAAATAATGGAGCGCCATGCGGTAGCTCATATATCGACCGGAGACATACTCAGGGCCAACGTCAAAACCGAGACAGAGCTGGGACGTAAAGCCAAAGGCTATATGGACGCTGGGAAACTCGTTCCCGACGAGGTCATAGTCGAGATGATGGAGGACCGTCTTCAGAAAAGTGACTGTTCCGAGGGCTTCCTTCTTGACGGATTTCCCAGAACGGTGGCTCAGGCAGAGGCCCTGGACGCTATGTTAAAAAAGCTCGGACTTGTCCTGGATGGCGTGGTGCTTCTGGACGTCGACGACGAAACCGTCGTCAAACGTCTCTCCGGACGCAGAATGTGCAGGGGGTGCGGAAAGATCTTCAACGTGACCTTCAAGCCTTCCGCAAAAGGAGACCTCTGTGATCAGTGTGGAGGAGAGCTCTACCAGAGGGACGACGACCGCGAGGAAGTCATCCGAAACAGGTTAGCTGTCTATCATGATCAGACGGCTCCCCTTATCTCCTATTACGAGGAGAGAGGGCAGCTTCACAGAATAGACGCGGCGGACGGCGACGATGTCCCAGATAAGATCGATTCAATCGTCGGACGGGTCTAA
- the map gene encoding type I methionyl aminopeptidase: MISIKKNREIEKMRRAGRIVADVIMLLKDMIRPGITTADIDRAAEDYIRKAGAYPSEKGYKVPGIPDPYPASVCTSVNDEVVHGIPSEDRYLENGDIVSVDIMACYDGYHGDACYTYPVGEISDSRQDLLNITKRSLDLALEAARAGNTLGDIGNAVESLVIPAGYGLVREYSGHGIGKRPHEAPMVPNYGRPGRGITLKAGMTLAIEPMVMAGREELVQGSDGWLVSTADGSDAAHFERTVLITEGTPEILTPWED, from the coding sequence ATGATCTCGATCAAAAAAAACCGTGAGATAGAAAAGATGCGCCGGGCCGGCCGTATAGTGGCCGACGTGATCATGCTCCTCAAGGACATGATCCGGCCCGGCATAACGACCGCCGATATAGACAGAGCGGCGGAGGATTATATCCGGAAGGCCGGGGCCTATCCCTCTGAAAAGGGATATAAGGTCCCGGGAATACCGGATCCCTACCCTGCATCAGTGTGTACCTCGGTAAACGACGAGGTGGTGCACGGGATCCCGAGCGAGGATCGATACCTTGAAAACGGTGACATCGTCAGCGTCGATATAATGGCCTGCTACGACGGTTATCACGGAGATGCCTGTTACACCTATCCGGTGGGAGAGATCTCCGATAGCCGCCAAGACCTCCTGAATATAACCAAACGGAGTCTGGATCTTGCCTTAGAGGCAGCCAGGGCCGGAAACACCCTGGGCGATATCGGGAACGCCGTTGAATCTCTGGTCATACCTGCGGGCTACGGCCTGGTAAGGGAGTACTCGGGACACGGCATAGGAAAGAGACCTCACGAGGCGCCTATGGTCCCCAACTACGGACGACCGGGACGGGGAATAACCCTGAAGGCCGGCATGACCTTGGCTATAGAGCCCATGGTCATGGCTGGACGGGAGGAACTTGTCCAAGGCTCGGATGGTTGGCTTGTCTCCACCGCCGACGGATCCGATGCGGCCCATTTTGAGAGAACAGTCCTCATAACCGAGGGAACCCCCGAGATCCTAACTCCCTGGGAAGACTAA
- the infA gene encoding translation initiation factor IF-1: MANKDDVIQVRGVVVEPLPNAMFKVKLENDHKILAHVSGKMRMHFIRILPGDKVLVELSPYDLTRGRITYRYK, from the coding sequence ATGGCCAACAAAGACGATGTTATCCAAGTACGCGGAGTAGTCGTAGAGCCTCTGCCCAACGCTATGTTCAAGGTTAAGCTCGAGAACGACCACAAGATACTGGCCCACGTGTCCGGTAAGATGAGAATGCATTTTATAAGAATATTGCCAGGAGACAAGGTCTTGGTGGAGCTTTCGCCCTACGACTTGACAAGGGGACGAATCACCTATAGATATAAATAG
- the rpmJ gene encoding 50S ribosomal protein L36, with product MKVRSSVKPICEYCRVIKRRGVVRVICSRNPRHKQRQGARR from the coding sequence ATGAAAGTCAGATCTTCGGTAAAACCGATATGTGAATATTGTCGTGTGATAAAGCGGAGAGGTGTGGTCAGAGTCATCTGCAGCCGCAACCCCCGTCATAAGCAGCGTCAGGGAGCGAGGAGGTAA
- the rpsM gene encoding 30S ribosomal protein S13: MARISGVDLPREKRVEIGLTYIFGIGLTTSKKILATTGVNPDTRVKDLTEEETQKLRSEIQNGYTVEGDLRREVTMNIKRLMDIGCYRGIRHRQGLPLRGQRTKTNARTRKGPKRTVAGKKK; this comes from the coding sequence ATGGCCCGCATTTCAGGAGTCGATCTGCCCCGCGAGAAGAGGGTTGAAATAGGTCTCACCTATATATTCGGAATAGGTCTGACCACGTCTAAGAAGATCTTGGCCACCACCGGTGTGAACCCCGATACCAGGGTCAAGGATCTGACCGAGGAGGAGACCCAGAAGCTTCGGTCAGAGATCCAGAACGGCTACACCGTTGAGGGAGATCTTCGTCGAGAGGTGACCATGAACATAAAGAGGCTCATGGACATCGGTTGCTACCGGGGTATCCGTCACAGACAGGGTCTTCCCCTTCGAGGCCAGCGGACCAAGACCAATGCCAGAACCAGAAAAGGTCCGAAACGAACCGTTGCCGGCAAGAAGAAATAG
- the rpsK gene encoding 30S ribosomal protein S11 produces the protein MAKRTQRRGKRKEKKNISYGVAHVFSTFNNTIVSITDKGGAVISWASGGNVGFKGTRKSTPFAAQIASQQAAKAAQDHGLKEVDVIVKGPGPGRESAIRALQGAGLQVNSIRDDTPIPHNGCRPPKRRRV, from the coding sequence GTGGCCAAGCGTACTCAGCGTAGAGGCAAGAGAAAAGAGAAAAAGAATATATCCTACGGAGTTGCTCACGTATTTTCCACTTTCAACAACACTATCGTGAGCATAACCGATAAGGGCGGAGCCGTTATTTCATGGGCTTCCGGTGGTAACGTAGGATTCAAGGGAACCAGAAAGTCCACCCCCTTTGCGGCTCAGATCGCCTCGCAGCAGGCGGCCAAAGCCGCACAGGATCATGGGCTTAAAGAGGTAGACGTCATCGTCAAGGGCCCTGGCCCTGGCCGAGAGTCCGCCATAAGAGCCCTCCAGGGGGCGGGACTTCAGGTCAACAGCATCAGAGACGACACACCGATCCCCCACAACGGATGCCGTCCTCCCAAGAGACGTCGCGTATAG
- a CDS encoding DNA-directed RNA polymerase subunit alpha, with the protein MGEKTIYQRKVLGSLEFMRPEIRVEECSATSARIVVGPLERGFGVTIGNALRRVLLSSIKGAAITSVRIDGVVHEFSTIPGVGEDVIELLLNLKHVPIRSYSPEVRVLRLEAEGERRVTAADFQPDSEIEFVDPEAYICTLAEGARLSLEVYIEQGVGYAPADRPKPAYLPMDSLLIDAIFTPIQRVKYEVQAERVGQRTDYERIVMDVDTNGVVKPDLAVAEAARLLRKYFTIVVEEIQKLHPSEHTDPEIVESQEISVAEEETETEQESEENTLLSRGVRDLELSIRSENCLLRGGIHTIGDLVSRGRDDLLKIRNLGKISLREIEEKLENLGFSLQDEKTGDTTDKEDESE; encoded by the coding sequence ATGGGAGAAAAGACGATTTATCAGCGAAAGGTGTTGGGATCATTGGAGTTTATGAGGCCTGAAATCCGAGTTGAGGAATGTTCGGCGACCAGTGCCAGGATCGTCGTCGGTCCCCTGGAGCGGGGGTTCGGCGTAACCATAGGTAACGCCCTCCGCAGGGTATTGTTGTCCTCCATCAAGGGGGCTGCCATCACCTCGGTGCGTATCGACGGCGTCGTCCATGAGTTCAGCACCATCCCTGGGGTCGGGGAGGACGTCATCGAGTTGCTGTTGAACCTTAAACACGTACCGATACGGTCTTACAGTCCTGAAGTCAGGGTGCTGAGACTCGAGGCCGAGGGAGAGCGGAGGGTAACAGCCGCCGATTTTCAACCCGACAGCGAGATAGAGTTTGTCGATCCCGAAGCCTACATCTGTACCTTGGCTGAGGGAGCTCGTCTCTCACTGGAAGTCTATATCGAACAGGGAGTCGGTTATGCGCCAGCAGATAGACCTAAACCGGCCTATCTGCCTATGGATTCGTTGTTGATAGACGCCATATTCACCCCGATACAGAGGGTCAAGTACGAGGTCCAGGCGGAGAGAGTCGGCCAGAGGACTGACTACGAGAGGATCGTCATGGACGTCGACACCAACGGAGTGGTAAAGCCCGATCTGGCGGTAGCCGAGGCGGCTAGGCTCCTGAGGAAATATTTCACCATAGTCGTAGAGGAAATCCAGAAGTTACACCCATCGGAGCATACTGATCCCGAGATCGTGGAGTCTCAGGAGATCTCTGTGGCAGAAGAAGAGACTGAAACCGAGCAGGAAAGCGAGGAGAACACCCTCCTTTCCAGAGGCGTTCGAGATCTCGAACTCTCCATCAGAAGCGAAAACTGCCTCCTGCGAGGGGGTATCCACACCATCGGCGACCTGGTGAGTCGCGGGAGGGACGATCTCCTTAAAATCCGGAATCTCGGAAAGATCTCCCTCAGGGAAATCGAGGAAAAGTTGGAGAACCTTGGTTTCTCGCTCCAGGACGAAAAAACTGGAGACACAACGGACAAGGAGGACGAGTCTGAATGA
- the rplQ gene encoding 50S ribosomal protein L17 produces MRHRVDRRKLGRHGSHRKAMLANMVASLIIEESIETTVAKAKEVRRVAEKIITRARGGSLHDRRIVISKMNHKIAVNKLFDDVAKRYSERPGGYTRIVRTGYRNGDAAPMAVISLV; encoded by the coding sequence ATGAGACATCGAGTCGATAGAAGAAAGCTCGGTCGCCACGGCAGCCATCGTAAGGCCATGTTGGCCAACATGGTAGCCAGCCTTATCATCGAGGAAAGCATCGAGACCACGGTGGCGAAGGCCAAAGAGGTGCGCCGAGTGGCGGAAAAGATCATCACGAGAGCCAGGGGAGGGTCCCTTCACGATAGAAGGATCGTCATCTCCAAGATGAACCACAAAATCGCAGTCAACAAGCTTTTCGACGACGTGGCCAAACGCTATTCCGAGCGTCCCGGCGGTTACACCCGTATCGTCCGTACGGGGTATCGTAACGGCGACGCCGCTCCCATGGCGGTCATCTCCCTGGTCTAG
- a CDS encoding energy-coupling factor transporter ATPase has translation MDELSIASLDRIGYSYVEEGNPALRDISLEVRRGEWLALLGGNGSGKSTLAKHLNALLAPMQGACFISGMDSRDERNLWEIRKTISMVFQNPENQIVSTVVEDDTAFGPENLGLPPDEIENRVKKALDIAGLSDKAKSASYTLSGGQKQRLAIAGAIAMEPPCIVLDEPTAMLDPQGRGEVMALLEELHGHGITIIHITHRLEEIRKATRAVVLQAGRLIWDGLPEDLFKEPELTSWGLELPPIVSFWRRLRQRGLCEDEILPTVEGLVNRLCR, from the coding sequence ATGGACGAACTTTCCATTGCCTCCCTCGATAGAATAGGTTATTCCTACGTTGAGGAAGGCAATCCCGCCCTCAGGGACATATCCCTGGAGGTGCGGCGGGGCGAATGGCTCGCTCTTTTGGGCGGCAATGGCTCCGGCAAGTCCACGCTGGCAAAACACCTTAACGCCCTGCTCGCTCCGATGCAGGGCGCTTGTTTTATATCCGGGATGGACAGCAGAGACGAGAGGAATCTCTGGGAGATAAGAAAGACCATCTCGATGGTATTTCAAAACCCGGAAAACCAGATCGTCTCCACGGTGGTGGAGGACGACACCGCCTTCGGACCGGAAAACCTGGGTCTTCCTCCCGACGAAATTGAGAACAGAGTCAAAAAAGCTCTCGATATTGCGGGATTGAGCGACAAAGCTAAATCGGCATCCTACACCCTGTCGGGAGGTCAGAAGCAACGTCTGGCTATCGCAGGGGCCATAGCCATGGAACCTCCCTGTATAGTTCTAGATGAACCTACCGCTATGCTCGACCCTCAGGGACGAGGTGAGGTGATGGCCCTATTGGAGGAACTTCACGGTCACGGAATAACGATAATCCACATAACCCACAGGCTTGAGGAAATACGAAAGGCGACCAGAGCGGTCGTTTTACAGGCAGGTCGGTTGATCTGGGACGGACTTCCCGAGGACCTGTTCAAAGAGCCTGAACTGACTTCGTGGGGGCTGGAGCTTCCTCCGATAGTCTCTTTCTGGCGTCGTCTTAGACAGCGGGGACTATGCGAAGACGAGATCCTACCCACAGTGGAAGGGTTGGTGAACCGGCTATGTCGATAA
- a CDS encoding ATP-binding cassette domain-containing protein, with translation MSIKVSNLTHIYHRGTPLETVALRDISVEIPEGGWVSIVGHTGSGKSTLAQHLDALLLPDEGSVLVDGLSTDVKKDLRKIRRKVGLVFQYPEQQLFAETVREELSFGPKNWGEIDDLDRTLTEVMEQVGLDESYLERSPFKLSGGEKRRVAIASVLAVKPSYLVLDEPTAGLDASGRHRLVELLSRIHEDGTSVIMVTHDLEIALDLSDRIIALEKGTIACQGTPEEIVLSLESRPVSGLVLPDICKIWLGVKNRGMEIPFSCDPIYLADFIADRS, from the coding sequence ATGTCGATAAAAGTGAGCAACCTGACCCATATCTACCATAGAGGGACCCCGCTGGAGACTGTGGCATTGAGAGACATATCCGTGGAAATTCCCGAAGGCGGATGGGTCTCCATCGTCGGCCATACCGGAAGCGGCAAATCCACATTGGCGCAGCATCTGGACGCTCTCCTGCTTCCCGACGAAGGCAGTGTCCTGGTGGATGGCCTATCCACGGACGTAAAGAAAGACCTCAGAAAGATCAGACGCAAGGTCGGATTGGTCTTCCAATATCCGGAGCAACAGCTTTTCGCCGAAACCGTCAGGGAAGAGCTCTCCTTCGGACCTAAAAACTGGGGTGAAATAGACGATCTCGATCGAACTCTGACGGAGGTAATGGAGCAGGTCGGACTGGACGAATCTTATCTTGAAAGATCCCCCTTCAAGTTGTCCGGTGGCGAGAAAAGAAGGGTAGCCATTGCCTCGGTCTTGGCGGTAAAACCCTCCTACCTGGTCTTGGACGAACCCACCGCAGGGTTGGACGCCTCGGGCCGTCATCGTCTGGTAGAACTGCTCTCCAGAATACACGAAGACGGAACGTCGGTCATAATGGTGACCCACGATCTGGAGATAGCCCTGGACCTGAGCGATAGGATCATCGCTCTCGAAAAAGGGACGATAGCCTGTCAGGGAACCCCGGAGGAAATAGTTCTCTCCTTGGAAAGTCGACCGGTCTCCGGATTGGTTCTGCCCGATATATGTAAAATTTGGCTGGGCGTTAAAAACAGAGGAATGGAGATCCCCTTCAGCTGCGATCCCATCTACCTTGCGGACTTCATCGCTGATAGGAGCTGA
- a CDS encoding energy-coupling factor transporter transmembrane component T family protein, with the protein MKFLDNLSFGQYIPADSPVHRCDPRCKIMSVLILLTGVFLVDSPVGFIFWGGLLWLLSLISKIGIPVLLRTVRPIMFLIIFTAIINLFFTSGTPLFEIGPISITKEGVRLGAYMALRLLFLILFANLLTLTTSPMALADGIESLLSPFKRLGLPAHEMAMMMTIALRFIPTLMNETDRIMKAQLARGADLDRGGLIKRLKAFIPVLIPLFVIVFQRADDLAVAMEARCYRGGGGRTRMRPFAWGTGETLSLSFVLTVVVALTVLERHIGL; encoded by the coding sequence TTGAAATTCCTGGATAACCTGAGTTTCGGACAGTACATACCGGCGGATTCCCCCGTTCACAGATGTGATCCCAGATGTAAAATTATGTCGGTCCTGATCCTTCTGACCGGTGTATTTCTGGTGGATTCCCCTGTAGGCTTTATCTTTTGGGGAGGTCTGTTGTGGCTGTTGAGCCTTATCTCGAAAATAGGCATCCCCGTCCTTCTCAGGACGGTAAGGCCGATAATGTTTCTTATAATATTCACTGCTATAATAAATCTCTTCTTTACATCGGGGACTCCTCTGTTTGAAATAGGTCCCATATCGATTACGAAAGAAGGAGTTCGATTGGGCGCCTATATGGCCCTTCGGCTCCTGTTTCTGATCCTCTTCGCCAACCTCTTGACCTTGACCACTAGCCCTATGGCATTGGCTGATGGTATAGAATCTTTGTTGTCTCCCTTTAAAAGACTGGGGCTTCCCGCGCATGAAATGGCAATGATGATGACCATCGCCTTAAGATTCATTCCGACCTTGATGAACGAAACCGACAGGATAATGAAAGCTCAGCTCGCAAGGGGGGCTGATCTCGATAGGGGAGGATTGATCAAGAGACTAAAGGCCTTTATACCCGTACTTATTCCTCTGTTCGTGATAGTATTTCAGAGGGCCGACGATCTTGCCGTAGCCATGGAAGCCAGATGCTACAGAGGTGGAGGAGGACGAACCAGAATGCGTCCTTTTGCCTGGGGGACCGGAGAGACCTTGTCCTTGAGCTTTGTCCTGACCGTGGTGGTAGCTCTGACCGTTCTCGAAAGGCACATCGGCCTATGA